The Brachyhypopomus gauderio isolate BG-103 chromosome 2, BGAUD_0.2, whole genome shotgun sequence genome contains a region encoding:
- the eve1 gene encoding even-skipped-like1: MLAEGTESPVSSVSHVDSDNGEEESCPRMALITGIDQSRRHRTAFTREQLSRLEHEYCKESYVSRARRCELAAALNLPETTIKVWFQNRRMKDKRQRHSLSWPHPLDPNLYTFMVNQATAGLPYPVLPPLPLQMYSHLGMGGLSSLPTTLPSPYSAAALRPLDTARLPHSHYPRLGGLPSPALYPPVHAVQHPAACPCSYCLHWGPDQLFKARRVPSLGSTLGSTPKPSTALLEYREEVQLPQ, encoded by the exons ATGT TGGCAGAAGGAACGgagtctccggtttcctccgtTAGTCACGTCGACAGTGACAATGGGGAGGAGGAATCGTGCCCGCGCATGGCGCTGATAACCGGGATAGACCAAAGTCGGCGGCACAGAACCGCGTTCACGCGCGAGCAGCTGTCGCGCCTCGAGCACGAGTACTGCAAAGAGAGTTACGTGTCTCGAGCCAGACGGTGTGAACTGGCGGCGGCGCTCAACCTACCCGAGACCACAATAAAG GTCTGGTTCCAGAACAGACGGATGAAGGACAAGAGGCAGCGCCACAGTCTGAGCTGGCCACACCCGCTGGACCCAAACCTGTACACCTTCATGGTGAACCAGGCAACTGCAGGGCTGCCGTACCCAGTGCTGCCTCCCCTGCCCCTCCAGATGTACTCACACCTGGGCATGGGAGGCCTGTCCTCCCTCCCCACCACGCTGCCCAGCCCCTATAGCGCTGCTGCCCTGAGACCACTGGACACCGCACGCCTTCCGCACTCACATTACCCCAGACTGGGAGGGCTCCCGTCCCCTGCGCTGTACCCACCGGTGCACGCTGTGCAGCACCCTGCAGCCTGCCCCTGCTCCTACTGTCTCCACTGGGGACCAGACCAGCTGTTCAAAGCCAGGAGGGTGCCCAGTCTTGGGTCAACTCTGGGTAGCACCCCAAAACCCTCAACTGCCCTGTTAGAATACAGAGAAGAAGTCCAATTGCCACAGTGA